The proteins below come from a single Micromonospora citrea genomic window:
- a CDS encoding TerC family protein — MDVSGLVWAGTLVVLTGILLVDLLIIGRRPHEPSVRESSLWVGFYVALALIFGAGVWLASGARAAGEFYTGWLTEYSLSVDNLFVFVIIMARFGVPRKYQQKVLLIGIVLALVMRGGFIAAGAALISQFSWVFYIFGAFLIYTAINLARQGEPDEDEFSENVLIRWSRRALPISRDYDGAKMTTRSPNGKRMFTPMLIVMIAIGTTDLIFALDSIPAIFGITQEPYLVFTANVFALMGLRQLYFLLGGLLERLIYLSYGLAVVLGFIGVKLVLEALAENNLPFVNGGEHVSWAPHIPIWLSLTVILGTLAVATVASLVKSSRDRRRLLADARR, encoded by the coding sequence TTGGACGTGTCCGGACTGGTCTGGGCGGGGACTCTCGTCGTACTGACCGGGATCCTGCTCGTGGATCTGCTGATCATCGGTCGGCGACCGCACGAGCCGAGCGTGCGTGAGTCGAGCCTCTGGGTCGGCTTCTATGTCGCCCTGGCCCTGATCTTCGGCGCCGGCGTCTGGCTCGCCTCCGGGGCGCGTGCGGCGGGGGAGTTCTACACGGGCTGGCTGACGGAGTACAGCCTCTCGGTCGACAACCTCTTCGTCTTCGTGATCATCATGGCGCGCTTCGGCGTGCCCCGGAAGTACCAGCAGAAGGTGCTGCTCATCGGCATCGTGCTGGCGCTGGTCATGCGGGGCGGGTTCATCGCCGCCGGCGCGGCGCTGATCTCCCAGTTCTCGTGGGTGTTCTACATCTTCGGCGCGTTCCTCATCTACACCGCGATCAACCTCGCCCGGCAGGGTGAGCCGGACGAGGACGAATTCAGCGAGAACGTGCTGATCCGGTGGAGTCGCAGGGCGCTGCCGATCTCCCGGGACTACGACGGGGCGAAGATGACCACCCGCTCGCCGAACGGCAAGCGGATGTTCACCCCGATGCTGATCGTCATGATCGCCATCGGCACCACCGACCTGATCTTCGCGCTCGACTCGATTCCGGCGATCTTCGGCATCACGCAGGAGCCGTACCTGGTCTTCACCGCCAACGTCTTCGCGCTGATGGGCCTGCGGCAGCTCTACTTCCTGCTCGGCGGCCTGCTGGAGCGGCTCATCTACCTCAGCTACGGCCTGGCCGTGGTGCTCGGCTTCATCGGCGTGAAGCTGGTGCTGGAGGCGCTCGCGGAGAACAACCTGCCGTTCGTCAACGGCGGGGAGCACGTCTCCTGGGCTCCGCACATCCCGATCTGGCTCTCGCTGACGGTCATCCTCGGCACCCTCGCCGTGGCGACCGTGGCCAGCCTGGTCAAGTCCTCCCGCGACCGGCGCCGCCTGCTGGCCGACGCCCGCCGCTGA
- a CDS encoding NlpC/P60 family protein — MVGGNFHRVAETTDLGVHVELQAGREAVVRVAVATLWASPEAVRPVDRPALAARTDIAGWIAGMDTDQQVGDCVLSQLLLGERVLVTEVRPDGWAHVVAVEQPAPKLDPRGYPGWLPAEQLTTATVTGEGDPLVVDATVTALRATPGGAEVVPGVVLGTGLTPAGPAVDGWRPVHAPGHTDPLWLPAADAVPVPVTPPSAGEVLAIARRLLDVVYIWGGVSAYGIDCSGLVHLAWRRLGRLLPRDADDQATATTPVPLGTERPGDLYFFARPGRKIHHIGIVTADPRPGDDRRMLHACYRQRRVLEERLPAERTATLVGVHRV; from the coding sequence ATGGTTGGCGGAAATTTTCATAGGGTCGCGGAGACGACCGACCTGGGGGTGCACGTGGAGCTGCAAGCCGGCCGGGAGGCCGTGGTCCGGGTCGCCGTCGCGACCCTCTGGGCCTCCCCCGAGGCGGTACGGCCCGTCGACCGCCCCGCCCTCGCCGCCCGCACCGACATCGCCGGCTGGATCGCCGGCATGGACACCGACCAGCAGGTCGGCGACTGCGTGCTGAGCCAACTGCTGCTCGGCGAGCGGGTGCTCGTCACCGAGGTACGCCCCGACGGCTGGGCACACGTGGTGGCCGTCGAGCAGCCGGCCCCCAAGCTGGACCCGCGCGGCTACCCCGGCTGGCTGCCCGCCGAGCAGCTGACCACCGCCACGGTCACCGGCGAGGGCGACCCGCTCGTGGTCGACGCCACCGTCACCGCCCTGCGCGCCACGCCGGGCGGAGCCGAGGTGGTGCCCGGGGTGGTGCTCGGCACCGGGCTGACCCCGGCCGGCCCGGCGGTCGACGGCTGGCGCCCGGTGCACGCGCCCGGTCACACCGACCCGCTCTGGCTGCCCGCAGCCGACGCCGTACCGGTGCCCGTCACGCCCCCGTCGGCCGGCGAGGTGCTGGCGATCGCCCGACGGCTGCTCGACGTGGTCTACATCTGGGGTGGGGTGTCGGCGTACGGCATCGACTGTTCCGGCCTGGTCCACCTGGCCTGGCGGCGGCTCGGCCGGCTGCTGCCGCGCGACGCCGACGACCAGGCGACGGCGACCACACCGGTGCCGCTGGGCACCGAACGCCCCGGCGACCTCTACTTCTTCGCCCGGCCCGGCCGGAAGATCCACCACATCGGCATCGTCACCGCCGACCCGCGCCCCGGCGACGACCGGCGCATGCTGCACGCCTGCTACCGGCAACGCCGGGTGCTGGAGGAGCGGCTGCCGGCCGAGCGCACCGCCACCCTGGTGGGCGTGCACCGGGTCTGA
- a CDS encoding mandelate racemase/muconate lactonizing enzyme family protein, producing the protein MTIAAVRTHRLSAPLHTPFVTALRRTTTVETLVVEIVDADGRSGYGEAPQVWQVTGASVAGSEACVRDLLGPTLTGRDADDLVARCTEVQRAVVGNEAAKAAVDVALHDLAARRLGVPLVRLLGGTGLRVPTDVTLAAGDAVDLAAAARQRREEGFGVLKMKVGTDAAGDLERVRAVRAAVGPDVRIRLDANQGWTPREAVRVIRGVEDAGLDVELVEQPVARWDLDGLAWVSDRVEVPILADESVFGVRDLVEVIRRRAADMVNVKLAKCGGLHPARTLLDLAAAHGLGTIVGSMMESQVGIGAAASLVAAYRTTAVSDLDAAWWLAWSPVRGGLRYDGATVVLPDAPGLGVTSVTEVKMQTRN; encoded by the coding sequence ATGACGATCGCCGCGGTCCGCACCCACCGGCTCTCCGCCCCCCTGCACACCCCGTTCGTGACCGCGCTGCGCCGCACCACCACTGTGGAGACCCTGGTGGTGGAGATCGTCGACGCCGACGGCCGTTCCGGCTACGGCGAGGCGCCCCAGGTGTGGCAGGTGACCGGCGCCTCGGTCGCCGGCTCCGAGGCGTGCGTGCGCGACCTGCTCGGCCCCACCCTCACCGGCCGCGACGCCGACGACCTGGTGGCCCGCTGCACCGAGGTGCAGCGCGCCGTCGTCGGCAACGAGGCCGCCAAGGCCGCCGTCGACGTCGCGCTGCACGACCTGGCGGCGCGGCGGCTCGGCGTACCGCTGGTGCGGCTGCTGGGCGGCACGGGCCTGCGGGTCCCCACGGACGTCACGCTGGCCGCGGGCGACGCGGTGGACCTCGCGGCGGCGGCCCGGCAGCGGCGGGAGGAGGGCTTCGGCGTGCTCAAGATGAAGGTGGGCACCGACGCCGCCGGCGACCTGGAGCGGGTCCGCGCCGTACGGGCGGCGGTCGGCCCGGACGTGCGGATCCGGCTCGACGCCAACCAGGGATGGACCCCGCGCGAGGCGGTCCGGGTCATCCGCGGCGTCGAGGACGCGGGGCTGGACGTGGAACTGGTCGAGCAGCCCGTCGCCCGCTGGGACCTGGACGGGCTGGCCTGGGTCAGCGACCGGGTGGAGGTGCCGATCCTCGCCGACGAGTCGGTCTTCGGCGTCCGGGACCTGGTCGAGGTGATCCGCCGCCGGGCCGCCGACATGGTCAACGTCAAGCTCGCCAAGTGCGGCGGCCTGCACCCCGCCCGGACCCTGCTGGACCTGGCGGCCGCGCACGGACTCGGCACGATCGTCGGGTCGATGATGGAGAGCCAGGTGGGCATCGGCGCCGCCGCCAGCCTGGTCGCCGCCTACCGCACCACGGCCGTCTCCGACCTGGACGCCGCCTGGTGGCTGGCCTGGTCGCCGGTGCGGGGCGGCCTGCGGTACGACGGCGCGACCGTCGTGCTGCCGGACGCGCCCGGGCTCGGCGTGACCTCCGTGACTGAAGTAAAGATGCAAACTCGTAATTGA
- a CDS encoding tyrosine-protein phosphatase has translation MSGRDWELVGAPNARDLGGLVGADGRRVRRGVLIRTPALGRLADEDLPVLAKLGPACVVDLRDHSEIAVAPPDRLPGEPTVVHLPVHDAEHPVFTYVSAVLLGHDLGAYAALAEEGTPAAMAAIYRWFVTGESARESFGAAVRLAAQARNLPLVYHCSAGKDRTGWLTVLLLGALGVDEAAIRADYLANNRLTESLREVILEAMRRRQPGLDVAAVRPVLEVRPEYLDAAYAEVRRVHGSFGAYLRDGLGVTDDVVAALRAHLLE, from the coding sequence ATGAGCGGGCGGGACTGGGAACTGGTGGGTGCGCCGAACGCCAGGGACCTCGGCGGGCTGGTCGGCGCGGACGGCCGGCGGGTGCGCCGCGGCGTGCTGATCCGCACCCCGGCGCTGGGCCGGCTGGCGGACGAGGACCTGCCGGTGCTGGCGAAGCTCGGCCCGGCGTGCGTGGTCGACCTGCGGGACCACTCGGAGATCGCGGTCGCGCCGCCGGACCGGTTGCCGGGCGAGCCGACGGTGGTGCACCTGCCGGTGCACGACGCCGAGCACCCGGTGTTCACCTACGTCTCGGCGGTGCTGCTCGGCCACGACCTGGGGGCGTACGCGGCCCTGGCCGAGGAGGGCACGCCGGCGGCGATGGCGGCGATCTACCGCTGGTTCGTCACGGGTGAGTCGGCGCGGGAGAGCTTCGGGGCGGCGGTGCGGCTGGCGGCGCAGGCGCGGAACCTGCCGCTGGTCTACCACTGTTCGGCGGGGAAGGACCGCACCGGCTGGCTGACGGTGCTGCTGCTGGGCGCGCTCGGCGTGGACGAGGCGGCGATCCGGGCGGACTACCTGGCCAACAACCGGCTGACCGAGAGCCTGCGGGAGGTCATCCTGGAGGCGATGCGCCGGCGGCAGCCGGGGTTGGACGTCGCGGCGGTGCGTCCGGTACTGGAGGTGCGGCCGGAGTACCTGGACGCCGCGTACGCGGAGGTGCGCCGGGTGCACGGCTCGTTCGGGGCGTACCTGCGCGACGGGTTGGGGGTCACCGACGACGTCGTGGCGGCGCTGCGGGCGCACCTGTTGGAGTGA
- a CDS encoding serine hydrolase — protein MTWDELDAHLDGVPGTLSAYVGRLGAAPAWTRHADATHYAASTMKVAVLVALHRAAEAGALDLDAPVPVRNEFDSALPSAPRFSCARHYDNDEAVWDRAGDTASLRWLAHRMIVRSSNLATNLVIGHVGLPAVAEVWALAGARHSVTGRGIEDFAARDAGITNLVTAADLAALLGALAAGADTPGPLASPAGCAAMLDVLFAQEHREDLAAGLPEGTRIAHKNGWVRGVRHGAGVVFPDDAPPYAVVGCTTTELADGGPTGEEPEDDACRLIARISAAAWDARHDL, from the coding sequence ATGACCTGGGACGAGCTCGACGCACACCTGGACGGGGTGCCTGGCACCCTGTCGGCGTACGTGGGGCGCCTCGGCGCCGCCCCCGCCTGGACCCGGCACGCCGACGCCACCCACTACGCGGCCAGCACCATGAAGGTGGCGGTGCTCGTCGCGCTGCACCGGGCCGCCGAGGCCGGCGCCCTCGACCTGGACGCCCCGGTGCCGGTGCGCAACGAGTTCGACTCGGCGCTGCCCAGCGCGCCCCGGTTCTCCTGCGCCCGCCACTACGACAACGACGAGGCCGTCTGGGACCGGGCCGGCGACACCGCGTCGCTGCGCTGGCTCGCCCACCGCATGATCGTCCGCTCCAGCAACCTGGCCACCAACCTGGTCATCGGCCACGTCGGCCTGCCGGCGGTGGCGGAGGTCTGGGCCCTGGCCGGGGCCCGGCACAGCGTCACCGGGCGGGGCATCGAGGACTTCGCCGCCCGCGACGCGGGCATCACCAACCTGGTCACCGCCGCCGACCTGGCCGCCCTGCTCGGCGCGCTGGCCGCCGGGGCCGACACCCCGGGCCCGCTGGCCTCGCCGGCCGGCTGCGCCGCCATGCTGGACGTGCTGTTCGCCCAGGAACACCGCGAGGACCTGGCCGCCGGGCTGCCCGAGGGCACCCGCATCGCACACAAGAACGGCTGGGTACGGGGCGTGCGGCACGGCGCCGGAGTGGTCTTCCCCGACGACGCGCCGCCGTACGCCGTCGTCGGCTGCACCACCACCGAACTCGCCGACGGCGGCCCCACCGGCGAGGAGCCCGAGGACGACGCCTGCCGGCTGATCGCGCGGATCTCCGCCGCCGCCTGGGACGCGCGGCACGACCTCTGA